A single Drechmeria coniospora strain ARSEF 6962 chromosome 03, whole genome shotgun sequence DNA region contains:
- a CDS encoding mitotic check point protein — MAMTPLAGALGSHSPLPYFVTDMASPSREPMVPSQSAFRHPTTHQNANAANLQPPPSPRTHRALRRLQSAHNLGASRPFHQPSLLSPQRHPVNDSVSPTRDRGRTSHRGRANSDATPPRVNHMGVIAAAAKHLRPVKPSFSHGHLTLQKIIRGGPKDGDFAGALESARFKVLEEGIKSAENGMSRRRIYVWLVFLDTPMSSADEYLSLIHRGASAAYTKIRNDTFRTLTTDPLFRRRVSEASLIRLLNAVAWKLHDAKEDQRQSRPSSRQSSHRRESLAGSVSGHSQARSNLGPEPGTYVQGMNVLAAPFLYAARSEAEAFAAFHSLITRECPAYIRGAMDGVHRGLALVDKVLAIVDPKLSMHLTAKGLSAEIYAFPSVLTLCACTPPLPEVLRLWDFLFAYGTHLNIVCIVAQLAAMRSQILESPSPNKVLRSFPPLNAELVQRLTMGIINMIPDDLYAEIVTHAL; from the exons ATGGCCATGACACCTCTGGCAGGTGCCCTTGGCTCTCACAGTCCTCTCCCCTATTTTGTCACCGACATGGCGAGCCCGTCGCGGGAGCCGATGGTGCCCTCGCAGAGCGCGTTCCGCCATCCGACGACGCACCAGAATGCCAACGCCGCAAACctccaaccccccccctccccccggaCGCATCGAGCGCTGCGAAGGCTCCAGTCGGCGCACAACCTCGGCGCTTCTCGTCCATTCCATCAGCCCTCGCTCCTTTCTCCCCAGAGGCATCCGGTGAACGACAGCGTCTCCCCGACGAGGGATCGGGGGCGCACCTCCCATCGCGGACGCGCCAACAGCGATGCCACGCCCCCTCGGGTGAACCACATGGGCGTcattgccgccgccgccaagcaCCTGCGGCCCGTCAAGCCCTCATTCTCCCACGGCCACCTGACCCTGCAAAAGATCATTCGCGGCGGGCCGAAAGACGGTGATTTTGCCGGTGCCCTCGAGAGCGCGAGATTcaaggtgctcgaggagGGCATCAAGAGCGCGGAAAATGGAATG TCAAGACGTAGAATATACGTCTGGCTCGTGTTCCTCGACACGCCaatgtcgtcggccgacgaatACCTCTCCCTCATCCATCGTGGTGCTTCGGCCGCCTACACCAAGATTCGCAACGACACGTTCCGCACCCTCACGACCGACCCTCTGTTCCGACGACGCGTCAGCGAGGCCAGCTTGATTCGCCTCCTCAACGCCGTTGCTTGGAAGTTGCATGACGCGAAGGAGGATCAGCGCCAgagcaggccgagcagcCGGCAGTCTTCCCACCGACGAGAGAGTCTGGCGGGGAGCGTGTCTGGACACTCCCAAGCAA GGTCCAATCTCGGCCCGGAGCCAGGCACCTACGTTCAGGGCATGAACGTCCTGGCCGCGCCTTTTCTCTACGCCGCCCgcagcgaggccgaggcatTTGCCGCCTTCCACTCGCTCATCACGCGCGAATGCCCGGCCTACATCCGCGGAGCCATGGACGGCGTCCACCGGGgccttgccctcgtcgacaaggtcctcgccatcgtcgaccccAAGCTCAGCATGCATCTCACCGCCAAGGGGCTGTCGGCCGAGATCTACGCCTTCCCCTCCGTCCTGACCCTCTGCGCCTGCACCCCGCCGCTTCCCGAGGTCCTGCGGCTCTGGGATTTTTTGTTTGCGTACGGGACCCATCTCAACATCGTCTGCATTGTCGCCCAACTCGCCGCCATGCGATCTCAGATCCTCGAGTCGCCGAG TCCCAACAAGGTCCTCCGATCATTCCCCCCACTGAATGCCGAACTCGTCCAGAGATTGACGATGGGCATCATCAACATGATCCCGGACGACCTCTACGCCGAGATCGTCACGCACGCGCTATGA
- a CDS encoding THO complex, subunit 5 produces the protein MTADMIVNEAALTGVLQASEQARDQAQALLLLTDQVKDGSSSAELQNEIAKQQKSLFTSISYLRGLHRTACVSARETKSRTLEARQEVDRLHLQLQNLYYEQRHLQGEISACESYDHKYQKLPLIPVEEFLAQHAAHADDDEDELMAARIDHERTERECLEQQRQELLKRKQKLIADNKRRKDDLANLDQDLEKFIDAAKPIMELFEKAP, from the exons atgacggccgaTATGATCGTCAACGAAGCGGCCCTCACGGGGGTCCTTCAAGCGTCCGAGCAGGCGCGCGACCAGGCTCAGGCGCTCCTCCTGCTGACCGACCAGGTCAAGGAcggctcctcctcggccgagctccAAAACGAGATCGCAAAGCAGCAGAAGAGCCTCTTTACCAGCATATCCTACCTCCGTGGCCTTCACAGAACCGCCTGCGTCTCCGCCCGCGAAACCAAGTCCCGCACCCTCGAGGCCAGGCAGGAGGTCGACCGGCTGCACCTACAGCTGCAGAACCTGTATTACGAGCAGCGCCATCTCCAGGGCGAAATCTCCGCTTGCGAGTCATACGA CCACAAATACCAGAAGCTTCCCCTCATCCCCGTCGAAGAGTTCCTCGCCCAACATGCCGCGCatgcagacgacgacgaagacgagctCATGGCCGCTCGGATAGATCACGAGCGTACCGAGCGCGAGTGTCTCGAGCAGCAGAGACAGGAGCTCCTCAAGCGCAAGCAGAAGCTCATCGCCGACAACAAGCGTCGCAAGGATGACCTTGCCAACCTGGACCAGGACCTCGAAAAGTTCATCGAC GCGGCGAAACCCATCATGGAGCTGTTCGAGAAGGCGCCGTAA
- a CDS encoding hemolysin-III family protein, with protein MSEVTTALTSTCARKTLDDNGVAATTASGSDAQQHRPDLARRRRHSFFLPRRKSIVETIMDSEESLLLKVDLFLSELERRLDFIESYGDLGRDYSISRAFSTLQAVRERCSQASEEVLGAGRRRLHVMVETLEARYQETLEATETLHEKARVGIDLLEGMLSEFEVRAYKLREQGLANAATAAEALMDEGRRVATESIERARGVVDEGLERARRAAFSLEEHIAHAILLAREGRLLLYDDLPTPWRNNPHIKRGYRFSETKLECVRSMFNISNESFNIWSHAIGLLLVLAVAFYFYPTSANFDLSTKTDVFVAAVFFLMAALTLVCSTIWHTMNAVADVDVVSMFACVDYTGISLLIAASIMTTEYTAFYCDPLSRWIYMGLTAFLGLGGVLLPWHPRFNGSDMAWTRVAFYVGLALTGAMPILQLFLTHGPDFVLNFYSPISKSICVYLGGAIVYASKIPERWYPGMFDYIGGSHNLWHAAVLGGILFHYTAMQQFFANAFLRAEGGCPAY; from the coding sequence ATGAGCGAAGTAACGACGGCGCTGACGTCGACGTGCGCCCGCAAAACACTAGACGATAATGGAgtcgcggcgacgacagccTCCGGCTCCGATGCCCAACAGCACAGGCCCGACCTCGCcaggcggcgccggcattCCTTCTTCCTGCCGAGGAGAAAGTCGATTGTCGAGACCATCATGGACTCGGAGGAGAGCCTGCTCCTCAAGGTCGACCTCTTCCTCTCCGAGCTCGAGAGGCGCCTCGACTTCATCGAGAGCTACGGCGACCTAGGCCGCGACTATAGCATCTCCCGCGCCTTCTCCACCCTCCAGGCCGTCCGGGAACGGTGCTCTCAGGCCTCCGAGGAggtgctcggcgccggccggcgaAGGCTGCACGTCATGGTGGAGACGCTCGAGGCGAGATACCaggagacgctcgaggccaCCGAGACGCTGCACGAAAAGGCccgcgtcggcatcgacctcCTCGAGGGCATGCTCTCCGAGTTCGAGGTCCGCGCCTACAAGCTGCGCGAGCAGGGTCTCGCCaacgccgccaccgccgccgaggccttgATGGACGAAGGTCGCCGGGTCGCCACCGAGAGCATCGAGCGCgcccgcggcgtcgtcgacgagggcctggAGCGCGCCAGACGCGCCGCCTTCTCCCTCGAGGAGCACATCGCCcacgccatcctcctcgcccgagAGGGTCGCCTGCTCCTCTACGACgacttgccgacgccgtggAGGAACAACCCGCACATCAAGAGGGGATACCGCTTCTCCGAGACCAAGCTCGAGTGCGTCCGCTCCATGTTCAACATCTCCAACGAGTCCTTCAACATTTGGTCCCACGCcatcggcctcctcctcgtcctcgccgtcgccttttACTTTTATCCCACGAGCGCCAACTTCGACCTCAGCACCAAGACCgacgtcttcgtcgccgccgtcttcttcctcatggccgccttgaccCTCGTCTGCTCCACCATCTGGCACACCATgaacgccgtcgccgacgtcgacgtcgtttCCATGTTCGCCTGCGTCGACTACACCGGCATCTCCctgctcatcgccgcctccatCATGACGACCGAGTACACGGCCTTCTACTGCGATCCCCTCAGCCGCTGGATCTACATGGGTCTCaccgccttcctcggcctcggcggcgtcctgcTGCCGTGGCACCCTCGATTCAACGGCTCCGACATGGCCTGGACCCGAGTCGCCTTctacgtcggcctcgccctcaccGGCGCCATGCCCATCCTCCAGCTCTTCCTGACGCACGGGCCGGACTTTGTCCTCAACTTCTACTCGCCCATCTCAAAGTCCATCTGCGTCTACCTtggcggcgccatcgtctACGCCAGCAAGATACCCGAGCGCTGGTACCCCGGCATGTTCGACTACATCGGCGGGAGTCACAACCTGTggcacgccgccgtccttggcgGCATCTTGTTCCACTACACAGCCATGCAGCAGTTTTTCGCCAACGCCTTCCTccgcgccgagggcggctgTCCCGCCTACTGA